From Methanosarcina lacustris Z-7289, one genomic window encodes:
- a CDS encoding methylamine methyltransferase corrinoid protein reductive activase yields MRIGVAIDLGTSGFRAQKIYLENGEIKKTVITLRNPLPGANVMDHLDFAIHYGLDKAHGLSATAVKNIIKELGVKPEEMEKFSICGNPIQLSIFQGIPIEDLAYAGERKKQKYHIEEQNRDARVIPLIEIEGFEEFKNCKLFVPPSIKHEVGADALALIVKAGMIESDEIAIATDYGTNAEMALKSKGIIYTGSAAAGPALEGQEIEYGSIASPHTISDVEFEGENLRCYVLDRDMNPARGDLVNPKTGEVVEKGEVTAKGITGTGVIALIETGIRNKLIVLPKIKTPEGIIHLQDGIKFTEKDLIAAGRAIGALRAGHITLCVAAGIEMEDLKIAHMSGAAGTYMDAEKAHQVGMIPFNANYVSQIGNTSLAVAREILLSEDRLWELQAIAKEIVGTHVMFATSDAFKEAYMLELAYWNEGMAFKMLQKFLKKKNLPRIGEPSTNLRIDRQVERDIPVLGDEGLEVLEKVGTYLTMVIEDCTECQACAKVCPTGALRVEDGGTIKIRTDLCDGANCQRCLHACPDDRFKWENLTVAGN; encoded by the coding sequence ATGAGAATCGGAGTAGCAATTGACCTGGGAACCAGCGGGTTTCGGGCCCAGAAAATTTACCTGGAAAATGGCGAAATTAAGAAAACCGTGATAACTCTCCGGAACCCCCTACCGGGAGCAAACGTAATGGACCACCTTGACTTTGCAATCCATTACGGGCTTGACAAAGCCCACGGGCTCTCGGCAACAGCAGTCAAAAATATCATTAAGGAACTCGGAGTAAAACCCGAAGAGATGGAGAAGTTCTCAATCTGCGGAAACCCTATCCAGCTTTCTATCTTTCAGGGAATTCCCATTGAAGACCTGGCATACGCAGGCGAGCGTAAGAAACAGAAGTATCATATTGAAGAACAAAACAGAGACGCTCGGGTAATACCTCTGATCGAAATCGAGGGATTTGAAGAGTTTAAGAACTGCAAACTGTTTGTGCCCCCTTCCATAAAACACGAGGTCGGAGCCGATGCACTTGCCCTTATAGTAAAAGCAGGCATGATCGAAAGTGATGAAATTGCGATCGCTACGGACTATGGGACAAACGCCGAAATGGCCCTGAAATCAAAAGGGATTATTTACACCGGATCGGCTGCCGCCGGGCCAGCTCTCGAAGGTCAGGAAATCGAATACGGATCCATTGCATCCCCGCATACCATCAGCGATGTCGAATTTGAAGGAGAAAACCTGCGCTGTTACGTGCTCGACAGGGACATGAACCCTGCCAGGGGAGACCTCGTAAACCCGAAGACAGGGGAAGTCGTGGAAAAAGGAGAGGTCACTGCAAAAGGCATTACAGGAACAGGAGTTATTGCCCTTATCGAAACCGGGATAAGGAACAAACTGATAGTTCTGCCAAAAATTAAGACTCCTGAGGGCATCATCCACCTCCAGGATGGGATCAAGTTTACGGAAAAAGACCTTATAGCAGCCGGACGAGCCATCGGAGCACTTCGGGCAGGGCACATTACCCTCTGTGTAGCTGCAGGCATTGAGATGGAAGACCTCAAGATAGCTCACATGTCAGGAGCTGCCGGGACTTATATGGATGCTGAAAAAGCCCACCAGGTAGGGATGATCCCGTTCAATGCAAATTATGTTTCCCAGATCGGAAACACCTCCCTGGCCGTTGCCCGGGAAATCCTTCTTTCTGAAGACAGGCTCTGGGAACTGCAGGCAATTGCAAAGGAAATAGTGGGCACGCATGTGATGTTCGCGACCTCCGACGCCTTTAAGGAAGCCTATATGCTTGAACTTGCCTACTGGAATGAGGGCATGGCATTCAAGATGCTTCAGAAGTTCCTGAAAAAGAAAAACCTCCCCAGGATCGGCGAGCCTTCAACTAATCTTAGAATCGACCGCCAGGTTGAAAGGGATATTCCTGTACTCGGAGACGAAGGGCTCGAAGTGCTTGAGAAAGTCGGGACCTACCTTACCATGGTCATCGAAGACTGCACAGAATGCCAGGCGTGTGCAAAGGTATGCCCCACTGGAGCTCTCAGGGTGGAAGACGGCGGGACTATCAAAATAAGGACCGACCTCTGTGACGGAGCAAACTGCCAGCGTTGTCTGCATGCTTGCCCGGATGACAGGTTCAAATGGGAAAACCTGACTGTTGCAGGCAACTGA
- the mtaA gene encoding methylcobamide:CoM methyltransferase MtaA, with the protein MTEFTLKTRLLAALEGKPVDKTPVCSVTQTGIVELMDEVGAPWPESHTNPELMAKLALANHDLSGLEAVRVPYCLTVLVEAMGCEINMGTKNRQPSVTGHPYPKDLEGAAIPADLLQKGRIPAVLEAIKIIRAKVGPDVPIIGGMEGPVTVASDLISVKSFMKWSIKKIDLFEQTLDLATEASIMYANAMVEAGADIIAIADPVASPDLMSPASFNQYLQPRLQKFSAGVNSVTILHICGNVNAILSYMADCGFEGLSVEEKIGSVKKAKEVIGTRARLIGNISSPFTLLPGPVDKIKTESKQALADGIDVLAPGCGIAPMTPLENIKAMVAARNEYYA; encoded by the coding sequence ATGACCGAATTCACACTTAAAACAAGACTTTTAGCTGCCCTTGAAGGCAAGCCCGTTGACAAAACACCTGTTTGTTCTGTAACCCAGACCGGAATTGTAGAACTCATGGACGAAGTCGGAGCTCCCTGGCCTGAATCCCACACTAACCCTGAACTTATGGCAAAGCTGGCACTCGCCAATCACGATCTCAGCGGACTTGAAGCTGTAAGGGTCCCCTACTGCCTTACCGTCCTGGTCGAAGCCATGGGCTGTGAGATCAACATGGGTACCAAAAACAGGCAGCCCTCTGTCACCGGTCACCCTTACCCCAAAGACCTTGAAGGCGCAGCAATCCCTGCAGACCTTTTACAGAAAGGCAGAATTCCAGCAGTACTTGAAGCAATCAAGATCATCAGGGCAAAAGTCGGTCCTGACGTGCCAATCATTGGCGGTATGGAAGGCCCTGTCACAGTCGCTTCCGACCTTATAAGTGTAAAATCCTTCATGAAATGGTCCATCAAAAAAATTGACCTATTCGAGCAGACTCTGGATCTCGCAACTGAAGCTTCAATTATGTACGCAAACGCAATGGTCGAAGCAGGTGCAGACATTATTGCCATTGCAGACCCTGTTGCCTCCCCTGACCTCATGAGCCCTGCCTCCTTCAATCAGTATCTCCAGCCAAGGCTGCAGAAGTTCTCCGCCGGCGTAAACTCCGTAACCATTCTCCACATCTGCGGAAACGTAAACGCAATCCTCAGCTACATGGCAGACTGCGGTTTTGAAGGTCTCAGCGTTGAAGAAAAGATTGGCAGCGTAAAGAAGGCAAAGGAAGTAATCGGGACCAGAGCAAGGTTAATAGGAAACATCTCCAGTCCGTTCACCCTGTTGCCCGGACCTGTTGACAAGATCAAGACCGAGTCCAAGCAGGCTCTTGCGGATGGCATCGATGTGCTCGCACCGGGCTGTGGAATTGCACCCATGACCCCACTCGAGAACATAAAAGCCATGGTCGCAGCAAGAAACGAATACTACGCCTGA
- a CDS encoding cation-translocating P-type ATPase, which yields MEKELDGNRNRICSPRDDEHLISLSEFLQRLKTDENGLSEPEATRRLQECGPNILEEAGKESILKRYARQFRNFFAVLLTVGAILSFLGEYLEPGQGNLYIGVALVGVVVLNGTFTFVQEYQAAKTMESFRQLLPPHAKVFRDGKVREVLASELVVGDVVLLEEGDKVPADGRLIETNSLKVDNSTLTGESEPQLRSLECTHSNLLECRNMVFSGTLVQSGNGKAVIFGTGPDTQMGSLATLTEQTLSVDTPIRKELNHFIKIISAIAIFLGITFFLLAFFLQNIFLASLIFAIGIIVANVPEGLLPTVTLALSLASRRMASRNALIKQLESVETLGSTTVICTDKTGTLTQNRMAVNSLITGFDTLEPEKPPIPQEGAAGQDAEESTKKGLVENGADSGAKRVSVTGNLRWNSEKIPPVFIRVAGLCNNAKLYDSPPGYTGDPTEGALLVFANSLVDVKDLQQEYPRQEEFPFDSLTRRMEVVCRTPEGKLEVYLKGAPEVVVEMCGSVMEAGEIRKLDEAGQKELLERHLRLAEKGERIIALAFRQAEGQKEYTGDFIFLGFIGIVDPPRPEAREAIAKCHAAGIKVVMITGDHPVTAESIARDVGLAVAGKPEIITGDELKSLSRTELASRLKNPSIVFARTSPVQKLKIVQLFQAEGEIVTMTGDGVNDAPAIKNADMGVAMGSGTDVAREAADMVLLDDNFATIVNAVEEGRTVFDNIKKFIAYILTSNIPEILPFIAFVLLSIPLPMTVQLILAIDLGTDILPAITLGVEKGEGDIMKRPPRPRHEKLLTPQVLLTAYGIKGPIEAAAGFFCYFAVLLEGGWRFGEQLAHTNPLYMQAITAFFSAVIICQIANVFVSRTRFQSVFSMGLFSNRMVLLGIASELLILALMIWNPFANLIFNTAPIDLRYMMLAVPFAVFLFGVDELRKYLLRKNVNWAARFFKW from the coding sequence ATGGAAAAAGAACTGGATGGAAATAGAAATCGGATATGTTCTCCGCGGGACGACGAACATCTAATTTCTCTTTCAGAGTTTCTACAAAGGTTAAAAACAGATGAAAACGGACTCAGTGAGCCGGAAGCTACACGAAGGCTCCAGGAATGCGGACCAAATATCCTCGAAGAAGCAGGAAAGGAAAGTATACTTAAGAGATACGCCCGTCAGTTCCGAAATTTTTTTGCTGTCCTGCTGACTGTAGGAGCGATTCTATCTTTTCTTGGCGAGTACCTTGAACCCGGGCAGGGAAACCTCTATATAGGGGTTGCTCTCGTTGGGGTCGTTGTCCTTAACGGGACTTTCACCTTTGTGCAGGAGTACCAGGCTGCAAAGACAATGGAAAGCTTCCGGCAGCTTCTACCTCCTCATGCAAAGGTCTTCAGGGATGGAAAAGTAAGGGAAGTCCTGGCTTCGGAACTTGTGGTAGGGGATGTCGTCCTTCTTGAAGAGGGAGATAAGGTTCCTGCAGATGGACGCCTGATTGAAACCAATTCCCTTAAAGTGGACAATTCAACCCTGACCGGGGAATCGGAGCCACAACTGCGTTCTCTTGAATGCACTCATTCGAATCTACTGGAATGCCGGAATATGGTATTTTCCGGAACTCTTGTACAGAGCGGAAATGGTAAAGCCGTTATTTTCGGAACCGGGCCGGATACCCAGATGGGAAGCCTGGCAACGCTTACGGAGCAGACATTATCCGTGGACACCCCTATCCGAAAAGAACTCAACCATTTCATAAAGATTATTTCAGCAATTGCTATTTTCCTTGGAATTACCTTTTTCCTGCTCGCTTTTTTTCTCCAGAATATTTTTCTTGCAAGCCTTATCTTTGCCATCGGAATCATTGTTGCCAATGTTCCTGAAGGGCTTTTGCCTACAGTTACGCTTGCCCTCAGCCTTGCTTCCAGAAGAATGGCCTCCCGGAATGCCCTTATAAAGCAGCTTGAGTCTGTGGAAACCCTGGGCTCGACTACCGTGATCTGCACGGACAAAACCGGGACCCTTACTCAAAACAGGATGGCAGTGAATTCCCTTATCACAGGGTTTGACACTCTGGAACCGGAAAAACCTCCCATTCCTCAAGAAGGCGCTGCAGGGCAGGACGCAGAAGAAAGTACAAAAAAAGGGCTTGTGGAGAACGGTGCCGACTCAGGCGCAAAAAGAGTTTCTGTTACAGGAAATCTCAGGTGGAATTCGGAAAAGATTCCTCCGGTTTTCATAAGGGTTGCAGGACTCTGCAATAACGCGAAACTTTACGACTCGCCTCCCGGATATACTGGCGACCCGACAGAAGGTGCGCTTCTTGTTTTTGCGAACAGTTTAGTGGATGTAAAAGACCTCCAGCAAGAGTATCCCAGGCAGGAAGAGTTTCCTTTTGATTCCCTTACCCGGCGTATGGAAGTTGTCTGCCGTACTCCCGAAGGCAAACTTGAAGTCTATCTCAAGGGCGCTCCGGAAGTGGTTGTGGAGATGTGCGGGTCAGTTATGGAAGCCGGAGAAATCCGAAAACTGGATGAAGCCGGGCAAAAAGAGCTTCTGGAAAGGCACCTGAGGCTGGCGGAAAAAGGAGAAAGGATAATTGCCCTAGCGTTCAGGCAGGCAGAAGGGCAGAAAGAGTATACCGGAGATTTTATTTTCCTGGGTTTCATCGGGATTGTAGACCCACCACGCCCTGAAGCCAGAGAAGCTATTGCAAAATGCCATGCTGCCGGGATCAAAGTTGTCATGATCACAGGTGACCACCCGGTTACCGCAGAGTCAATTGCCAGGGATGTGGGACTTGCGGTAGCCGGAAAACCTGAGATTATTACCGGAGATGAGCTGAAATCCCTCTCCCGTACAGAGCTTGCTTCCCGGCTTAAAAACCCGAGTATTGTTTTTGCCCGAACCTCTCCTGTACAGAAGTTGAAAATTGTACAGCTCTTCCAGGCAGAAGGAGAAATCGTTACCATGACCGGAGACGGGGTTAATGATGCTCCTGCGATCAAGAATGCCGATATGGGGGTCGCTATGGGCAGCGGCACGGACGTGGCTCGCGAAGCCGCAGATATGGTGCTGCTGGACGACAATTTTGCTACAATTGTAAATGCGGTAGAAGAGGGCAGGACTGTTTTTGATAACATAAAAAAGTTTATTGCTTACATCCTTACAAGCAATATCCCCGAGATTCTGCCATTCATAGCTTTTGTTCTCCTTTCTATTCCCCTCCCCATGACTGTTCAGCTTATCCTGGCAATCGATCTCGGGACTGATATCCTTCCTGCAATTACCCTGGGGGTGGAAAAAGGAGAGGGAGATATTATGAAGAGGCCTCCCAGACCAAGGCATGAAAAATTATTAACTCCTCAGGTGCTTTTGACAGCCTATGGAATAAAAGGGCCTATTGAGGCTGCAGCGGGCTTTTTCTGTTATTTTGCCGTACTTCTTGAAGGAGGCTGGAGGTTCGGCGAGCAGCTTGCACACACTAATCCCCTTTATATGCAGGCAATAACCGCTTTCTTCTCAGCCGTTATCATCTGCCAGATTGCCAATGTGTTTGTTTCAAGAACCCGGTTTCAGTCTGTTTTCTCAATGGGCCTGTTCAGCAACCGCATGGTTCTCCTGGGGATTGCAAGCGAACTCCTTATTCTTGCCCTCATGATCTGGAATCCATTTGCGAACCTTATTTTCAACACCGCTCCCATTGACCTCAGGTACATGATGCTTGCCGTTCCTTTTGCGGTATTCCTCTTTGGGGTCGATGAACTGAGAAAATATCTCCTGAGAAAAAATGTGAACTGGGCAGCTAGATTCTTTAAATGGTGA
- a CDS encoding response regulator: MNVSKKIFVIIYIIFALLTSVVIFASQDILDSSFSELEEKEAIDNVESVQNVIDFQILQLDETNSALSSREDIRAFMLSENSEDLGETLLTDLFTLSRCDFIFFVNSSGNIIYSQSSDSKNAGNASNDSTIPEIKQKINDGSLLCKGETSPLNGMFLLNNGPAIVSCRPVSAASDNSETIGTILMGRKLDADFVESVQKITGDTVLFYSPDSVPPDFQQAFLENGNGGFTHTVDGDRLADYFIHEDINGNPTILVRTDADRNIYAEGKKSIRYIVLFLLFSGLMIGAGCKYLLDMEVVSRIVAIDDFVEKVGKDEAFSAHCIIDGDDELSRLTEGINRMLDRLKINSDRFKAQEHEKKVILNSLSELLIFMDPEMRIVWANRAFLDHSDLKLENIIGHRYEEFSPMADAVSEKSYPQKAFESGNEESGDSVTPDGKFWLIRADLIKDEDGRVTGVLQTGLDITAYKQSEEKLLQAKLEAEAANCTKSEFLANMSHELRTPLNSIIGFSDILLERVFGELNGKQLRYVNNISSSGRHLLELINDILDLSKVEAGKMELHYGEFSIGSVFDEVKATLSPLAQVKSLEMSFKVEPDFVDIQADRGRLIQILYNLVSNAVKFTPEGGKVSVHCKISGNRALISVTDTGIGISSEDQKKLFQPFTQIDSSSAKQYCGTGLGLALVKKIVNLHQGDIWVESELEKGSTFLFTIPLTKPSESRKADTKDIKDLMLEFEMNKAAAFIMKECSEGMQDEIEFPEIGLPEIGLPEICFPEKSIEELGLVLVVDDEKNSNELISIVLREDGYCTASLYSGKDVLNIAKKLKPHVITLDVFLPDTNGWGVLRQLKSDPETARIPVLIISVTDNNELGISFGATYSFTKPVKRIELLDSLREITGKFRFEEPRILIIDDDENAVELLSSMIEPEGFEVVKAYGGQEGLDRLFSEQQPDIIILDLLMPEISGFEVISRMRADEKTKDIPLIVCTAGEFTEKNIEELNGELKGRLISIMKKGTFGRKELINRIKQLAMLKRREDERNSYCRR, encoded by the coding sequence ATGAATGTGAGTAAAAAAATTTTTGTTATTATCTACATAATTTTTGCCCTTCTGACTTCGGTCGTCATTTTTGCATCTCAGGATATCCTTGACTCAAGTTTTTCTGAACTGGAGGAAAAGGAGGCAATTGACAATGTGGAAAGTGTACAAAATGTAATTGACTTCCAGATTCTACAACTGGATGAGACAAACTCTGCCCTTTCTTCAAGGGAAGACATCAGGGCTTTTATGCTAAGTGAAAATTCGGAAGACCTTGGCGAAACTTTGCTCACCGATCTTTTTACCCTGAGCAGATGCGACTTCATTTTTTTTGTCAATAGTTCAGGGAACATAATATATTCTCAGAGTTCGGATTCAAAAAACGCCGGTAATGCTTCCAATGACTCAACAATTCCCGAGATCAAACAGAAAATAAATGATGGTAGCCTTCTCTGCAAGGGGGAAACGAGTCCTTTAAATGGGATGTTCCTGTTGAACAATGGACCTGCAATTGTTTCCTGCCGTCCCGTATCAGCTGCATCCGATAACAGCGAAACGATCGGAACAATACTCATGGGGAGGAAACTGGACGCTGATTTCGTCGAGTCAGTCCAGAAAATTACAGGGGATACTGTTTTGTTTTACAGTCCCGATAGCGTGCCTCCTGATTTTCAGCAAGCCTTTTTAGAAAATGGAAACGGGGGTTTCACACATACTGTAGATGGGGACAGGTTAGCAGATTATTTTATCCACGAAGACATTAACGGAAATCCAACTATCCTGGTTCGGACTGATGCTGACAGAAATATCTATGCAGAAGGCAAGAAGTCCATCAGGTATATCGTACTCTTCCTCCTGTTTTCAGGTCTCATGATCGGAGCTGGCTGTAAGTATCTCCTTGACATGGAAGTCGTATCCAGAATTGTTGCCATTGACGATTTTGTAGAAAAAGTGGGAAAGGATGAAGCTTTCTCAGCACATTGTATTATAGATGGGGATGATGAGCTCTCAAGGTTAACTGAAGGAATAAATCGGATGCTTGACCGCCTGAAAATAAATTCTGATCGATTTAAAGCTCAGGAACATGAGAAAAAGGTTATTCTCAACTCTCTCAGCGAGCTTTTGATCTTTATGGACCCTGAAATGAGAATCGTCTGGGCAAACAGAGCTTTTCTGGACCATTCAGATCTTAAGCTTGAAAATATTATTGGGCACAGATATGAGGAATTTTCCCCAATGGCCGATGCTGTTTCCGAAAAATCTTACCCACAAAAGGCGTTTGAATCCGGGAATGAGGAATCGGGAGATTCAGTTACTCCGGATGGGAAATTCTGGCTGATCCGTGCAGATTTGATAAAAGATGAAGACGGAAGAGTGACTGGAGTCCTGCAAACAGGGCTTGATATTACAGCATACAAACAATCTGAAGAGAAGCTCCTTCAGGCAAAACTGGAAGCTGAGGCTGCAAACTGTACAAAGAGTGAGTTCCTTGCTAATATGAGCCATGAACTGCGGACCCCTCTGAATTCCATCATCGGTTTTTCGGACATACTGCTTGAGAGAGTTTTTGGGGAACTCAACGGAAAACAACTGAGGTATGTTAATAACATCTCTTCCAGTGGAAGACATCTTCTGGAACTTATAAACGATATTCTTGACCTCTCAAAAGTAGAAGCCGGAAAAATGGAGCTGCACTACGGGGAGTTTTCTATTGGTTCAGTTTTCGACGAAGTGAAGGCTACTCTCTCTCCTCTTGCCCAGGTAAAATCTCTTGAAATGAGCTTTAAGGTAGAACCGGATTTTGTAGATATTCAAGCCGACAGAGGCCGTCTTATCCAGATTCTGTATAATCTTGTCAGCAATGCGGTTAAGTTTACTCCTGAAGGAGGCAAGGTATCTGTTCACTGTAAAATAAGCGGAAACCGGGCTCTTATTTCAGTAACAGATACTGGAATAGGGATTTCTTCTGAAGACCAGAAAAAGCTTTTCCAGCCCTTTACTCAGATCGATTCATCATCTGCCAAGCAGTACTGCGGGACAGGGCTTGGGCTTGCTCTCGTGAAGAAAATTGTAAATCTACACCAGGGAGATATCTGGGTTGAAAGTGAACTTGAGAAAGGCAGTACTTTCTTGTTTACAATTCCTCTCACCAAACCGTCTGAGTCCCGAAAAGCCGATACTAAGGACATTAAAGATTTGATGCTTGAGTTTGAAATGAATAAAGCAGCTGCCTTTATCATGAAAGAGTGTTCAGAAGGCATGCAGGACGAAATTGAGTTTCCTGAGATCGGTCTTCCTGAGATCGGTCTTCCAGAAATATGTTTTCCAGAAAAGAGTATTGAAGAACTGGGTCTCGTTCTTGTAGTTGATGACGAGAAGAATTCCAATGAACTTATTTCAATTGTTCTCAGGGAAGACGGGTACTGTACAGCTTCTCTTTATAGTGGAAAAGATGTTTTGAACATCGCAAAAAAACTGAAACCTCATGTTATCACGCTAGACGTTTTCCTTCCTGATACTAACGGCTGGGGTGTCCTGAGACAGCTGAAGAGCGACCCTGAGACAGCCCGCATTCCCGTACTTATTATTTCAGTTACAGATAATAACGAGCTGGGAATCTCCTTTGGGGCAACTTATTCCTTTACAAAGCCCGTAAAGAGGATCGAACTGCTGGATTCCTTAAGAGAAATCACAGGCAAGTTCAGGTTCGAAGAACCAAGAATTCTTATCATTGACGACGATGAGAATGCAGTGGAACTGCTGAGTTCAATGATTGAACCCGAAGGCTTTGAGGTGGTAAAGGCTTATGGTGGGCAGGAAGGTCTGGACAGGCTCTTTTCCGAACAGCAGCCTGATATCATTATCCTCGATTTGCTTATGCCTGAAATAAGTGGCTTTGAGGTAATTTCCCGCATGAGGGCAGATGAAAAGACAAAAGATATTCCTTTAATTGTATGTACCGCGGGAGAGTTTACTGAGAAAAATATTGAAGAACTGAACGGTGAACTTAAGGGGCGGCTTATTTCTATTATGAAAAAGGGCACTTTCGGAAGAAAAGAGTTAATTAATAGGATAAAACAATTAGCTATGCTGAAGAGGCGTGAAGATGAAAGAAATTCTTATTGTCGAAGATAA
- a CDS encoding response regulator, translating to MKEILIVEDNPMNMELILDLLEFYGHRVTEAEDGIKALERLAEKKFDIILLDMQLPKMDGLEVMDRIKKNPATADIPVIAVTAHAMKGSEEHFIEMGCVDYISKPIDIHRFRSLIEKYLGE from the coding sequence ATGAAAGAAATTCTTATTGTCGAAGATAACCCCATGAACATGGAACTGATCCTGGACCTCCTTGAGTTTTACGGACACCGTGTGACAGAAGCCGAGGACGGGATAAAGGCTCTTGAACGCCTTGCTGAGAAAAAGTTTGATATTATCCTCCTCGATATGCAACTTCCTAAAATGGACGGGCTTGAGGTTATGGACCGGATCAAAAAGAATCCGGCAACTGCAGATATTCCAGTGATAGCTGTCACAGCTCATGCAATGAAGGGAAGTGAGGAACACTTTATCGAAATGGGATGTGTGGATTATATCTCAAAACCCATAGATATCCACAGGTTCAGATCCCTTATAGAGAAATACCTGGGAGAATAA
- a CDS encoding helix-turn-helix transcriptional regulator: MKISLIDLAFLSEKRKDLLLLLEEGPKTGDEIKTALNVNSTSIMPQIKKLKEGHLIVQDDNNEYRLSDMGEIVVEKMEPLLDTVRVFEENYDYWINHDFTAIPEHLLNRINELGNYFMLEADLNRLFEVPEDFKKNLLASKHIKMFLSYFNPLHIEIYSELVRKEAEMCLIMTEPVFDRMKNDYFEDLKALVESKNTEVYICDKNVTLKDVVTERFCSLVLFDKKGKFDHQRLISFDESALKWCEELFLYYKDMSRRLEKI, from the coding sequence ATGAAAATATCACTTATTGACCTGGCGTTCCTATCTGAAAAAAGAAAAGATTTATTGCTCCTTCTGGAAGAAGGGCCCAAGACAGGCGACGAAATAAAAACCGCCCTTAACGTTAACTCGACTTCAATTATGCCCCAGATTAAGAAATTAAAGGAAGGGCATCTGATCGTGCAGGATGATAATAATGAATACAGGCTCTCGGATATGGGGGAAATAGTTGTTGAGAAGATGGAGCCTCTGCTGGATACGGTCAGGGTTTTTGAGGAAAACTACGATTACTGGATTAACCATGATTTTACCGCAATTCCCGAACACCTTCTTAACAGGATTAATGAACTCGGAAATTACTTCATGCTTGAAGCTGACCTTAACCGGCTTTTTGAAGTTCCCGAAGATTTCAAAAAGAACCTTCTCGCGTCAAAACATATAAAAATGTTTCTTTCATACTTCAATCCTCTCCATATTGAAATCTATTCCGAGCTCGTAAGAAAAGAAGCAGAGATGTGCCTTATCATGACAGAGCCGGTCTTTGATAGAATGAAAAATGATTATTTTGAAGACCTGAAGGCTCTTGTAGAATCAAAGAATACGGAAGTCTATATCTGTGACAAAAATGTAACACTTAAAGATGTCGTAACAGAACGTTTCTGCTCTCTTGTACTCTTTGATAAAAAAGGAAAGTTTGACCATCAGCGGTTGATTAGCTTTGATGAAAGCGCACTCAAATGGTGTGAAGAGCTCTTTTTATATTATAAAGATATGTCCAGACGTCTGGAGAAAATATAA
- a CDS encoding sulfite exporter TauE/SafE family protein gives MPTYLTYFYLFPVAALIATLAISAGISGTNFWIPVYMIWLGFDAKMSFWLGLLTMIFGFGSGILRNLKQKTISWFIVKEYLKITIPAAVLGTLLIPFAPAQMLIVLFASFILLYGIYLVYRYWLYRMGKIPEKLETHNRICWKRAAIAGFLKGLIATGLGKLIMPCMLGHEKIRSPAEAVGSTVLIIFVVNLVALLLRLTPDFIPALVENKELIFKIMFWVAPGVILGGQIGPTIAKKLSQQGIRLYTGGMLVGISMLMYLRAFAVI, from the coding sequence ATGCCAACCTATCTGACCTACTTTTATCTCTTTCCTGTAGCTGCCCTTATTGCAACCCTTGCAATTTCTGCAGGTATCTCAGGCACTAACTTCTGGATTCCGGTATACATGATATGGCTTGGCTTTGACGCGAAAATGTCTTTCTGGCTCGGGTTATTGACCATGATCTTCGGTTTTGGATCGGGGATACTCAGAAACCTGAAACAAAAAACAATTTCCTGGTTCATTGTAAAAGAATACCTGAAAATTACAATCCCTGCAGCTGTTCTCGGGACCCTGTTAATTCCTTTTGCTCCCGCACAAATGCTCATAGTCCTGTTTGCGAGTTTCATTCTGTTATACGGGATCTATCTTGTATATCGTTACTGGCTTTACCGCATGGGTAAAATTCCTGAAAAGCTCGAAACTCATAATAGAATATGCTGGAAACGCGCCGCAATTGCAGGTTTTCTCAAAGGGCTTATCGCAACCGGGCTTGGAAAATTAATCATGCCCTGCATGCTGGGGCATGAAAAAATCCGGTCTCCTGCAGAAGCTGTGGGCTCCACAGTCCTGATTATTTTTGTTGTGAACCTTGTTGCCCTCCTCCTCCGCCTGACCCCGGACTTTATTCCCGCCCTGGTTGAAAATAAAGAACTTATCTTCAAAATAATGTTCTGGGTTGCTCCGGGAGTAATCCTGGGAGGGCAAATAGGACCGACTATTGCAAAAAAGCTGTCGCAGCAGGGGATTAGACTTTACACAGGAGGAATGCTGGTAGGCATCAGCATGCTGATGTATTTAAGGGCCTTTGCAGTCATATAA